Part of the Varibaculum massiliense genome is shown below.
CTTCATAGCGAGCCACCTCTTCGCTATTTGATAAATCCAAAATGGGCACGATAACGCTCCTCTTTTTTGAGATAACCAAATATGTTTCAGGATGAAATCCTCATTTAGGATACTTCACTGCCCCGGCGCGGTGCTAATACCATTAATCAGCTATTTTGAACCCGCTTAATCGGGTAGCAGATTCCGGGTAGTTTCTTTCCTCAAAAGTAATAGGTATCACGTGATTAATCGCATTTCCTCCGAGGCGTTCATTTTCAGGCTTTAGAATATCTACATGCCCCCAAGCAACTTCCGACCCTTACAGAATCTTCTCGCGGAGCTCACTAATACTCGCGCCGAAGATTGGTTCTTGTTTATGCGCGCCCGCCACGGGATGGCAACCGTCTACCAAACCTTGCACCAATGCTTCGGACAAGGAACGGTAACCACCCAGGCCTACACCTGTGTAACTGCGGTTAACCCCATCCTGGTAGCCGGGCTAAAACCCGAATACGGCGATATTGACCCGGATTCCATCGCCTTACTCCCTGATACAGCGCCTCTCCATGCCCGGACGCGGGCACTGGTGTGGCAAAATACTTTCGGAATCCTCGCCGATGCTAAGGCCGCGGTGCTGCGTTCGCGGGCTCATAATACCCCCGCGATTTTTCTGGAAGACTCCGCGCACTGCGTCGGATCTATGGTGCGTGATAAGCAGGGGGAGCCGCTTGCGGATATCTCGGTCCACTCTTTCGGGGTGGAAAAGTTACTGCCCACCAAGTTCGGGGGTGCCATCTGGATTAATCCGTGTCTGAGGGAGCGCAGCCCGCAGCATCAACGCTTCGTTGAAAAGCTAATAACCACTTGCGCCGGGGTGCGTACTCCCCAGGGGCGCGAAGAAAAAGCTATGCGCCGCTACTTTAACCAAGTGCGGGTACTCAACCATTTACCGAGGGCGCTCTCGGCTCCCTTGCGGAAAACTCTCCTAAAGACCGATAGATTTTTAGCCCCGATTATGCCGGTTGAGCAGCAAGGAAAGTTGGATCGCATTCCCGCATTACCCTCAAAATGGGTGGCAGCGCAGGCGTTAGCGCAGTTGAAAAATATCGAAGATACCCGGCGGCGACGCCAACAAGTGCAACACCTCTATCAAGAAAAGCTTACGCGGCAGCTGCACATACCTGCAGATATCAGTGATTCCCAGGCTTTAGTGCGTTTCCCGTTATTTGTTAACGGCACGCCCTCGGATAATCAGGCGGAACGGCTATTTTCTTTCTTGAGGGAGAAGGGATATTACCCGGGGCGCTGGTATCGGCCGGCACTGTTCCCCGGGGTAACAGATTACGATCTGTACAATTTCGATCCTGAGTTTTCTAACTTGCCCAACACTAAGTACCTGATTGAGAGTGCCATTAACCTTCCTACCCAGGAAAGCGTTACACGAGCCCAAGAAATCGTCTCTTTGGTAAATCATTGGGTAGAGGAGCACTGCTAATCGGCGATTTTGTATGAGGAAAGCACGCAATAACTAGTCCAACCTCCAACGAGCCCTCGGTCACAGCAGTTTTCGCCCCTGGCAGCTAGCCTATTAGACTGGGCGCGATGACAAGCAACGATAAAATGCCCCGCACCTACCATGTGCGCACCCTGGGGTGCCAGATGAACGAGCATGACTCCGAACGCATGGCGGGTCTGCTAGAAGCTGACGGATTAGTGCCGGTAGAGCTAGTGCCGGATGCTGCTGCCCGCGCCACCAACGCTGGGGACGGGGGAGCAGACGTAGTAGTAATCAACACCTGTTCCGTGCGGGAAGCCGCAGCTAACCGCTTGTTTGGGAACCTGGGGCAACTGGCCAGTGTGAAGCGGGAGCGCCCCGGAATGCAGATTGCGGTCGGGGGTTGCTTAGCGCAGCAGATGCGCGAAAAAATTATTGAAAAAGCCCCTTACGTGGACGCGGTTTTCGGTACCCACAATATTGATGTTCTCCCCGCCTTGCTGCGCAGGTCCGCCCATAACCGGCAGGCAGCGGTAGAAATCGCAGAATCTTTAAAGGTGTTTCCCTCTACTTTGCCGACCCGCCGTGAATCTGCCTATTCCGCCTGGGTATCTATCTCGGTGGGCTGCAATAATACCTGTACCTTCTGTATTGTTCCTTCTTTGCGAGGTCGCGAGCGGGATCGGCGTCCGGGGGAGGTACTCGCGGAAGTAGAGGCGGTAGTGGCGCAGGGAGCTTTGGAAGTTACGTTGCTGGGGCAAAACGTGAACTCTTACGGTGCCGGATTTGGTGATCGCGGAGCCTTTGCGAAGCTGCTGCGTGCTTGTGGAAATATCGAGGATTTAGAGCGGGTGCGCTTCACTTCCCCGCATCCGGCAGCCTTTAGTGATGACGTGATTTGGGCGATGGCAGAAACCGAAAACGTAATGCCTACCCTGCATATGCCGCTGCAGTCGGGTTCCGATACGATTTTGCGGGCTATGCGCCGCTCCTATCGGCAAAAACGCTTCCTAGGGATATTAGATAAGGTACGTCAGGCGATGCCCGAGGCCGCGATTTCTACTGACATTATTGTGGGCTTTCCAGGAGAAACTGAGGAAGATTTCCAGCAAACCCTAGAGGTAGTGGAGCAGGCGCGTTTCGCTTCCGCCTTCACCTTCCTGTATTCTCCGCGTCCCGGCACCCCGGCAGCCGATCGGGAGGATCAGATTCCTCATCAGGTCAAGCTAGAGCGTTACAACCGTTTGATTGCCTTGCAAGAAAAAATTTGCCTGGCAGAAAACCAGAAGTTGGAAGGCAGCACCGTTGAAGTTTTAGTGGCTGAGGGCGAGGGGCGAAAAGACCAAGAAACTCACCGGGTATCTGGTCGGGCACGCGATGGACGCCTAGTCCACGTGGCGCTACCTGCCGGACAGAAAGCTCCACGACCGGGAGATATCGTAACCGCGAAGGTTACTTATGGCGCTCCCCATAATCTGATTGCGGATTCCGCCCTGAACGGGGGAATGTTCTCGGTGCGTGCTACTAGAGCCGGAGATGCCTGGGAAGCGCGCCAAAGTAAAGAAGAAGCATATTCCCAGCAGGTGTCTTTGGGGATTCCCGCTATTCGTTCTCGTAGTTAGGTAGCATGGTGGATTCCTCAAAACTTCCTATCGTTGCGGTAGTAGGGCTGACTGCCAGCGGAAAATCTGGTTTTTCCCTGCAGCTAGCCGAAGCTTTGGGGGAGCGCGGAATCACCTGCGAGATTATTTCTGCTGATGCCTTCCAGCTTTACCGGGGAATGGATATTGGAACTGCGAAAGTTTCCTTAGAGGAACGCGGAGGAATTCCGCACCACATGCTAGATGTTTTGGAGCTTGAGGAAAAAGCCTCAGTAGCCGCCTATCAGCGCAGTTGCCGCCAAGTGATTGAGCAGATCCGCGCGCGCAAAGCCCTCCCGATACTGGTGGGAGGGAGCGGACTCTATGTGCGCGCCGCCCTGGATGAAATCGAGTTCCCCGGAACTGATAGCGCCGTCAGGGAGCGGATTACCGCCCAGGCGGCGCAGCTGGGGGAAGAAAAAATGCATCAGCGTCTTGCCGAAGTTGATCCAGAGTCTGCAGCAAGAATTTTGCCCAGCAACGTACGCCGAGTTATCCGCGCTCTGGAAGTCTATGAGCTAACCGGCAAGAAATTTTCCGCCACCATGCCGCGGCGGGAATACTTTCAGCCGACTTTGCAATTGGGAATCAAGTGGCCGCTAACAGTTCTCGATGAACGCATTAGCGAGCGCACCGCCCAAATGTTGGCACACGGATTTATCGAAGAAGTTGCGGAGCTAAAAAAACAGGGACTCGCGAATACCCCCACGGCATGCCGCGCCACCGGCTACCAGGCAGTCATGGATTATCTCGCCGGAAAGATAACCCACGAAGAAACCGCCGAACAAATCTCCCTGCAAACCCGGCAGCTTGCCCGCAAACAGCGCAAATGGTTCCGTAAAGACCCCAGAATCCATTGGCTAGACGGCGAAGCTGGCAGATTCGCCAACCTGGATCGAGCCCTAACCCTCCTTGGAATCGAACAGTAGCACCGCGTTACGAGGGGGCAAGATTTTTCCTCCCGCCCAAGAATTCGGAAAACGTAGCAACGTTTCCCGAATTCTTATGCCCACCGCGCCTGCTCGGATAAAACCTCGCCCCCTCGTTTAAGTTGCCTTGGCTTACCGAGCTGTCTTCATGCGGGGGCAAGGGTCGCGGCCGGTAAAAGATGCGAGAGGGGCTCGTTCCGCTTGCTCCAAGCGGAACGTGGGGTCCCCGGAGCGCTTTTACCGAGCCAGACCCGTGAACAGACCCGCGTGCTTAGCCAGACCCTACTAGTCCTCAATGACGATAGCGTGGGCGGTTTCGCGGTCAATGCGGCCGAAGTTATAGAACGCGGCGCATGCACCTTCG
Proteins encoded:
- the miaB gene encoding tRNA (N6-isopentenyl adenosine(37)-C2)-methylthiotransferase MiaB, whose product is MTSNDKMPRTYHVRTLGCQMNEHDSERMAGLLEADGLVPVELVPDAAARATNAGDGGADVVVINTCSVREAAANRLFGNLGQLASVKRERPGMQIAVGGCLAQQMREKIIEKAPYVDAVFGTHNIDVLPALLRRSAHNRQAAVEIAESLKVFPSTLPTRRESAYSAWVSISVGCNNTCTFCIVPSLRGRERDRRPGEVLAEVEAVVAQGALEVTLLGQNVNSYGAGFGDRGAFAKLLRACGNIEDLERVRFTSPHPAAFSDDVIWAMAETENVMPTLHMPLQSGSDTILRAMRRSYRQKRFLGILDKVRQAMPEAAISTDIIVGFPGETEEDFQQTLEVVEQARFASAFTFLYSPRPGTPAADREDQIPHQVKLERYNRLIALQEKICLAENQKLEGSTVEVLVAEGEGRKDQETHRVSGRARDGRLVHVALPAGQKAPRPGDIVTAKVTYGAPHNLIADSALNGGMFSVRATRAGDAWEARQSKEEAYSQQVSLGIPAIRSRS
- a CDS encoding DegT/DnrJ/EryC1/StrS family aminotransferase is translated as MPPSNFRPLQNLLAELTNTRAEDWFLFMRARHGMATVYQTLHQCFGQGTVTTQAYTCVTAVNPILVAGLKPEYGDIDPDSIALLPDTAPLHARTRALVWQNTFGILADAKAAVLRSRAHNTPAIFLEDSAHCVGSMVRDKQGEPLADISVHSFGVEKLLPTKFGGAIWINPCLRERSPQHQRFVEKLITTCAGVRTPQGREEKAMRRYFNQVRVLNHLPRALSAPLRKTLLKTDRFLAPIMPVEQQGKLDRIPALPSKWVAAQALAQLKNIEDTRRRRQQVQHLYQEKLTRQLHIPADISDSQALVRFPLFVNGTPSDNQAERLFSFLREKGYYPGRWYRPALFPGVTDYDLYNFDPEFSNLPNTKYLIESAINLPTQESVTRAQEIVSLVNHWVEEHC
- the miaA gene encoding tRNA (adenosine(37)-N6)-dimethylallyltransferase MiaA, with product MVDSSKLPIVAVVGLTASGKSGFSLQLAEALGERGITCEIISADAFQLYRGMDIGTAKVSLEERGGIPHHMLDVLELEEKASVAAYQRSCRQVIEQIRARKALPILVGGSGLYVRAALDEIEFPGTDSAVRERITAQAAQLGEEKMHQRLAEVDPESAARILPSNVRRVIRALEVYELTGKKFSATMPRREYFQPTLQLGIKWPLTVLDERISERTAQMLAHGFIEEVAELKKQGLANTPTACRATGYQAVMDYLAGKITHEETAEQISLQTRQLARKQRKWFRKDPRIHWLDGEAGRFANLDRALTLLGIEQ